The following coding sequences lie in one Desulfocurvibacter africanus subsp. africanus DSM 2603 genomic window:
- a CDS encoding glycine zipper family protein has product MVPRPTARVFNPTSNRSAQGSATTGRYVETPGAAKIYSPYSDPYTYDDSSPVQVAPVQTQPQRQATPTQAVDPVADVGSTYNPANVDKEAMLDPETQQQVIDAAKGAVVGRAKDAALQGGITGTAVGAAGYGTNAAIGAGLGTAGNALVGLGSLTNPVGLGVMAAPALNEYGPKALAELNKMYGVNRFEDRYSVDYDPIEGFDISSIAPELQEQAAMDSFNISAAYDRQRRPFTEQLADTTVGRAVTGFVDDYVVDPAKRYLINPALEAVGLRDSDSDVAQRDRDARAGARARQDLNTMLGIDPGMSFVDDGRRMSFDVASMDAPQDQRMSFDRPAESIAETAMDERTPDMAVSNYDYNPQMSHAENLERMQTQENRQKEQQEEKKPEQAAPTKTTSKYPNSYQPSGVGSKGHISTGGNGGLRSNEAKNRSYTGNTTPGSFRSSGGGGNTGAGGNGGRGGAGNNY; this is encoded by the coding sequence ATGGTACCACGCCCCACAGCTCGCGTATTCAACCCGACTTCCAACCGTTCCGCCCAGGGCAGCGCAACGACTGGCCGCTATGTTGAAACGCCTGGCGCGGCCAAGATCTATTCGCCCTACAGCGACCCGTACACATACGACGACTCATCCCCCGTGCAGGTCGCCCCCGTGCAGACCCAGCCGCAGAGGCAGGCCACGCCGACGCAGGCCGTTGATCCGGTGGCCGACGTAGGCAGCACCTACAACCCGGCGAACGTGGACAAGGAAGCCATGCTGGACCCTGAGACGCAGCAGCAGGTGATTGATGCAGCCAAGGGCGCTGTCGTCGGGCGAGCCAAGGACGCAGCGCTGCAAGGCGGGATTACCGGCACGGCTGTCGGGGCTGCCGGCTATGGAACCAACGCCGCAATCGGTGCCGGATTGGGCACGGCAGGCAATGCCCTGGTGGGTCTCGGCAGCCTGACCAACCCGGTCGGCCTGGGCGTCATGGCCGCGCCGGCTCTCAACGAGTATGGCCCCAAGGCGCTGGCCGAACTCAACAAGATGTATGGCGTCAACCGGTTTGAAGACAGATACAGCGTTGACTATGACCCGATTGAGGGGTTCGATATATCCAGCATAGCGCCAGAGCTTCAAGAACAGGCCGCCATGGACAGCTTCAACATCAGCGCCGCATATGACAGACAACGCCGGCCCTTTACCGAGCAGCTTGCCGATACCACTGTTGGGCGGGCGGTAACTGGCTTCGTGGATGACTATGTCGTCGACCCGGCTAAGCGGTACCTGATCAACCCTGCCCTGGAGGCCGTCGGCCTGAGGGACTCTGACAGCGATGTCGCCCAGCGTGACAGGGACGCCAGGGCGGGCGCTCGGGCCAGACAGGATCTCAACACCATGCTTGGCATCGACCCCGGCATGAGCTTCGTGGATGATGGCCGCAGGATGAGCTTTGACGTTGCTTCGATGGATGCACCCCAAGATCAGCGCATGAGCTTTGACCGGCCCGCCGAGAGCATCGCCGAGACCGCCATGGACGAGCGCACCCCCGACATGGCCGTGTCGAACTACGACTACAATCCCCAGATGAGCCACGCGGAAAACCTGGAGCGCATGCAGACGCAGGAGAATAGGCAGAAGGAGCAGCAGGAGGAGAAGAAGCCGGAGCAGGCCGCCCCGACTAAGACCACCAGCAAATACCCGAACTCGTATCAACCTTCCGGCGTCGGCAGCAAGGGGCACATCAGCACGGGCGGGAATGGCGGGCTTCGGTCTAACGAGGCTAAAAACAGAAGCTACACCGGCAACACGACACCAGGAAGTTTCCGCAGCAGCGGAGGCGGAGGCAACACCGGAGCCGGCGGAAACGGCGGACGCGGCGGGGCCGGGAACAACTACTAG